Proteins from one Gibbsiella quercinecans genomic window:
- the hpxZ gene encoding oxalurate catabolism protein HpxZ, which translates to MKSEYIDRPAVLAEVNAAFYRYEQALIGNDVEVLDELFWHDSRTVRYGATENLYGIEQIRDFRLKRPSKGLDRQLENTVITTYGDDMAVASTEFRREGSDRIGRQMQTWVKLPCGWRIVAAHVSLMG; encoded by the coding sequence ATGAAAAGTGAATATATCGATCGCCCGGCGGTGCTGGCAGAGGTCAACGCCGCCTTTTACCGCTACGAGCAGGCACTGATCGGCAACGATGTGGAAGTGCTTGATGAGCTGTTCTGGCACGATAGCCGCACCGTGCGCTACGGCGCGACGGAGAACCTGTACGGTATCGAGCAGATCCGTGATTTCCGCCTCAAGCGCCCTTCAAAAGGGCTGGATCGCCAGTTGGAAAACACCGTCATCACCACCTACGGCGATGACATGGCGGTGGCCAGCACGGAATTCCGCCGTGAAGGCAGCGATCGCATTGGCCGGCAGATGCAAACCTGGGTGAAGCTGCCGTGCGGCTGGCGCATCGTGGCAGCCCACGTCAGCCTGATGGGCTAG
- a CDS encoding siderophore-interacting protein: MAASYRIFDITLKQKVRISPSLVRCVFSGPQVHQMKLEAPDQRIKLLFPAEDGQRSRLENSDDWYRRYMALPKAQRPIMRTYTLRGLRQAQQELDVEFVLHGVNGPASAWATHAEAGATLQVVAPDAEFAGDSGGYEWVPPAHLQQALLIADETALPAAMGILEQLAQQANPPRVQAFFEVPASGDCISVAQFPFAEVHWLPRDGGSPQRHGAQLLDAVRRHVEIPATARAAAQSLAENSLGGDLLWERAAGGNGFYAWVAAESSTVKALRRYLIAECDLDRDAVNFMAYWC; this comes from the coding sequence ATGGCCGCCAGCTACCGTATTTTTGATATTACTCTGAAGCAGAAAGTGCGTATTTCGCCTTCGCTGGTACGTTGCGTATTCAGCGGGCCGCAGGTGCACCAGATGAAGCTCGAGGCGCCGGATCAGCGCATCAAGCTGCTGTTCCCCGCCGAAGACGGCCAACGTTCACGGCTGGAAAACAGCGACGACTGGTATCGCCGTTATATGGCGTTGCCGAAAGCGCAGCGGCCGATCATGCGCACCTATACCCTGCGCGGGTTGCGCCAGGCGCAGCAGGAGCTGGACGTTGAGTTCGTGCTGCACGGCGTGAATGGCCCGGCTTCGGCATGGGCCACCCACGCTGAAGCCGGCGCCACGCTGCAGGTGGTGGCGCCAGATGCGGAATTTGCCGGCGATAGCGGCGGCTATGAGTGGGTGCCGCCAGCACACCTGCAACAGGCGCTACTGATTGCCGATGAAACGGCGTTGCCGGCGGCGATGGGCATCCTTGAACAGTTGGCGCAGCAGGCTAACCCGCCGCGGGTGCAGGCGTTTTTCGAAGTGCCGGCCAGCGGCGATTGCATCAGCGTGGCGCAGTTCCCGTTTGCCGAGGTTCACTGGCTGCCGCGCGATGGCGGTTCGCCGCAGCGGCACGGGGCGCAATTGCTTGATGCGGTGCGTAGGCACGTGGAAATACCGGCGACTGCGCGCGCCGCCGCCCAGTCGCTGGCGGAAAACAGCCTGGGAGGCGATCTATTGTGGGAGCGCGCCGCCGGCGGGAACGGTTTTTACGCCTGGGTGGCGGCGGAATCCTCCACCGTGAAGGCGCTGCGCCGTTATCTGATCGCAGAATGCGATCTTGATCGCGACGCAGTGAACTTTATGGCCTATTGGTGCTGA